In Rhodamnia argentea isolate NSW1041297 chromosome 11, ASM2092103v1, whole genome shotgun sequence, one genomic interval encodes:
- the LOC115736416 gene encoding thioredoxin domain-containing protein PLP3B has protein sequence MDPDSVKSTLQNLAFGNVMAAAARDYQKEILTQQKAQTSTSTNLEVDLDELMDDPELEKLHADRIAALKKEAEKRQALKRQGHGEYREITEGDFLGEVTGSEKAICHFYHREFYRCKIMDKHLKTLASKHLDTKFIKLDAENAPFFVAKLGVKTLPCVILFRKGIAVDRLVGFQDLGGKDDFSTRALEALLLKKGIVSEKKDDEDDEGSEYLENRHRSVRSSVDPDSDSD, from the exons ATGGACCCAGATTCAGTTAAATCCACtctccaaaatttagcatttggGAATGTAATGGCTGCCGCTGCTCGCGATTATCAAAAG GAGATTCTAACCCAACAAAAAGCTCAAACTTCCACTTCTACCAACCTGGAGGTTGATCTTGATGAGTTGATGGAT GATCCTGAACTGGAAAAACTGCATGCTGATCGGATTGCGGCCCTCAAG AAAGAAGCTGAGAAGCGCCAAGCATTGAAGCGGCAGGGACATGGCGAATACAGGGAGATAACTGAGGGCGATTTCTTGGGCGAAGTCACTGGAAGTGAAAAAGCGATCTGTCACTTTTATCACCGAGAGTTCTACCGTTGCAA AATAATGGACAAGCATCTGAAGACACTTGCTTCAAAGCATTTGGATACGAAGTTCATCAAGCTCGATGCAGAG AATGCGCCCTTTTTCGTGGCGAAACTAGGAGTGAAAACATTGCCCTGTGTAATACTTTTCAG GAAAGGGATTGCAGTAGATAGACTAGTGGGATTTCAAGATCTTGGAGGGAAAGATGACTTTTCTACAAGGGCACTGGAGGCTCTTCTGCTCAagaaag GCATAGTAAGTGAGAAGAAggacgatgaagatgatgaaggtaGCGAATATCTGGAAAATAGGCACAGAAGTGTGAGATCTTCTGTGGATCCAGATTCTGATTCTGACtaa